One Campylobacter concisus genomic region harbors:
- a CDS encoding tRNA 2-selenouridine synthase: protein MKFTAFILLLLTSIFLIACSANQANKKISNSELENLAKQYGGVYIFDEKFEKEIVRQEQIRDSKRKEILERIKTIPNKNERNQKMREILKTEFYDNPKMDQTLSNGKKYYTRWIDYERDTGKKAEVPESYTNKIKEFIGNDFLKEEPRIYPKYMYFDGKEMRIIKIYLSYTYIETKYGLFGDEGRGVSFTKESFGTKSGDNIFYLINNKFIKANKDK from the coding sequence ATGAAATTTACCGCATTTATATTACTACTTCTAACAAGTATATTCTTAATAGCTTGCTCAGCTAATCAAGCAAACAAAAAGATAAGCAACTCTGAACTAGAAAACTTAGCTAAACAATATGGTGGAGTATATATATTTGATGAGAAATTTGAGAAAGAGATAGTGAGACAAGAACAAATAAGAGATAGTAAAAGAAAAGAAATTTTAGAGAGAATAAAGACAATACCTAATAAAAATGAAAGAAATCAAAAAATGAGAGAAATTTTAAAAACAGAGTTTTATGATAATCCAAAAATGGATCAAACCCTCTCAAATGGTAAAAAATACTACACTCGTTGGATAGATTATGAAAGAGATACTGGTAAAAAAGCAGAAGTACCTGAAAGCTATACGAATAAGATAAAAGAATTTATAGGAAATGATTTTTTAAAAGAAGAACCTAGAATTTACCCTAAATATATGTATTTTGATGGAAAAGAGATGAGAATTATAAAAATATATCTTTCATATACTTATATTGAAACCAAATATGGACTATTTGGTGATGAAGGTAGAGGTGTATCATTTACTAAAGAGTCTTTTGGTACAAAATCAGGAGATAATATTTTCTACTTAATAAACAACAAATTCATAAAAGCAAACAAGGACAAGTAA
- a CDS encoding Mbeg1-like protein, translated as MQTKKSNKELINCFKDYIDIADASYAMLHNVFENERNGLDELYDKFGKDNVPENIVNSYREDEKKKPIWRYKDNIRIGDILTEDVRDKNDNLIKEVGSPTAYALCIEARFMADKIVKKPIEEGDEKEEIVELSNNVKNFIKTSKTKPPRIFYTPESLSPRTKLFVNRYELVKHIPNQKSGFSSTIFYDTLKSNYIIGFRGTEMKMNDLLDDTFMAITSRALMQISALKSLQSSMQEAINSHSQNLSGLDNEGGNSLNLDNTAKDIILSGHSLGGHLAQIYAVTFKDSGVKELYTYNAPGIYGGILASAFTWSLRLLSFVAKAIAKGARWIARVIDKDGFIGKMVGSVFNKIKGMFGFKDDKSSVDEYVDVVKNNEQAQKTLADKKVSSNINKASKEKDIDIEIHHVESVKQSINRDEDSFSKDVAVLIEPTFSVISDLGYKLGIDTTGEVKYENTENRHLVNILIRSHFLKESVLVLYMLCYLLENKENEVKIEGKDIAEALDYLNEYIQSLKFKLKCIRSKLNLDVNIDDISDASMLDTPLYIFYAYLNLFYEYGKFSDENFKQDMVGYIIENLGSNIDKNSNKEAHLVKILDIDDLDKLDATKIVSDARAGDIDMLVAICALNLFVFEKKIDVNEIGKYFSYSKNIYKNITILRDNRVDIAEASIFVKDRIDMLKSIINLKYADLVKLKENENFLASIDSKDISSSNEAIVIANNKSAQNNDDVAYNNKVATDDIKALMNESVGSIFYKNNDTLSVSAVDKSIVDVEVLKEIFKLDSKNMNQRIYLNSALLSKANEEEDYPLYFKDEKYNSDENIPLNFTHQPRDEDKDIGRLNVAYRNSQANILNYSLLNKSLNIDLKPMSKKTKEALSNLNQRQNLQKDNQSKEISSTATSCPVIEDDTIICPHGGHVILKSRAGRSIRSDDQGVILDVDFINSPIVGCSARIPCVIVAYVPRSALSLKSMNDHYAVMQDLVPNCLSNTGSLLRCIKKENKLKLEHSLSNPGMQDSSEVIKDINLNNAYIRLHIKSALNQTDNLAVCIYKLNDVEYKNQEGFKEMELNLDEGSDIKDKKLKEYLKARFRDDKFSISSFNFKYSLMNKNFIFITPKYTEPIYKDMTLPKSGIGFFQFVDDMSDDNNLIYITPSKAKTVCIKFACGLDSEYSDNINIIKTVVVA; from the coding sequence GTGCAAACTAAAAAATCAAATAAAGAGCTAATAAATTGCTTTAAAGACTATATTGATATAGCTGATGCAAGTTATGCAATGCTTCATAATGTATTTGAGAATGAAAGAAATGGACTTGATGAGCTTTATGATAAATTTGGTAAAGATAATGTTCCTGAAAATATTGTAAATTCTTATAGAGAAGATGAAAAGAAAAAGCCTATTTGGAGATATAAAGACAATATTAGAATAGGTGATATCTTGACTGAAGATGTTCGAGATAAAAATGATAATCTTATTAAAGAAGTCGGTAGCCCCACTGCTTATGCCCTTTGCATAGAAGCTAGATTTATGGCTGATAAAATAGTAAAAAAACCAATAGAAGAAGGAGATGAAAAAGAAGAAATTGTTGAGTTGTCAAATAATGTTAAGAATTTTATAAAAACATCTAAAACCAAGCCACCAAGAATTTTTTATACCCCCGAATCCCTCTCCCCTCGCACAAAACTTTTTGTTAATCGCTATGAGCTAGTAAAGCACATACCTAATCAAAAATCAGGTTTTAGCTCAACTATATTTTATGACACGCTTAAGTCAAACTATATCATAGGCTTTAGAGGAACAGAGATGAAAATGAATGATCTCTTAGATGATACCTTTATGGCTATCACATCAAGAGCGCTTATGCAAATATCTGCTTTAAAATCACTTCAATCCTCTATGCAAGAAGCTATAAATTCTCATAGTCAAAACTTAAGTGGTTTAGATAATGAAGGTGGTAATTCTTTAAATTTAGATAACACCGCCAAAGACATCATTCTATCAGGTCACTCATTAGGAGGTCATCTAGCTCAAATATATGCAGTAACCTTTAAAGATAGCGGAGTAAAAGAACTTTATACTTATAACGCTCCAGGAATTTATGGTGGTATATTAGCTTCAGCTTTTACTTGGAGCTTAAGGCTTCTTAGCTTTGTAGCTAAAGCCATAGCAAAAGGTGCAAGATGGATAGCAAGAGTCATAGACAAAGATGGCTTTATAGGAAAGATGGTAGGTTCGGTCTTTAACAAGATAAAAGGTATGTTTGGCTTTAAGGATGATAAGAGTAGCGTAGATGAATACGTAGATGTAGTTAAAAATAATGAACAAGCTCAAAAGACTCTTGCAGATAAAAAAGTAAGTTCTAATATAAATAAGGCGAGCAAAGAAAAAGATATAGACATAGAGATACATCACGTAGAGAGCGTTAAACAAAGTATCAATAGAGATGAAGATAGCTTTTCAAAAGATGTAGCTGTTTTAATAGAACCTACCTTTTCAGTCATATCTGATCTAGGCTATAAACTAGGCATAGATACAACTGGCGAAGTAAAGTATGAAAATACTGAGAATAGGCACTTGGTGAATATATTAATTAGATCTCACTTTTTAAAAGAGAGCGTTTTAGTTTTATATATGTTGTGCTATCTTTTAGAAAATAAAGAAAATGAAGTCAAGATAGAAGGCAAAGATATAGCTGAAGCACTTGATTATCTAAATGAATATATCCAGTCACTTAAATTTAAACTAAAATGCATAAGATCGAAGTTAAATTTAGATGTAAATATAGATGATATAAGCGATGCTTCTATGCTAGATACACCTTTATATATTTTTTATGCTTATTTAAATCTCTTTTACGAATATGGCAAATTTAGTGATGAAAATTTTAAGCAAGATATGGTTGGGTATATAATAGAAAATTTAGGCAGCAATATAGATAAAAATAGCAACAAAGAGGCACATCTAGTAAAGATACTAGATATAGATGATCTAGATAAACTAGATGCGACAAAGATAGTAAGTGATGCTAGAGCTGGCGATATAGATATGCTAGTGGCAATTTGTGCTTTGAATTTATTTGTATTTGAAAAAAAGATAGATGTAAATGAAATTGGCAAATACTTCTCTTATAGCAAAAACATCTATAAAAATATAACGATACTACGAGATAATAGAGTGGATATAGCAGAGGCTAGCATCTTTGTAAAAGATAGAATAGATATGCTAAAGAGCATAATAAATCTAAAATACGCGGATCTAGTAAAGCTAAAAGAAAATGAAAATTTTTTAGCTAGCATAGACTCTAAGGACATAAGCTCTAGCAATGAAGCCATAGTAATAGCTAATAATAAATCTGCTCAAAATAACGATGATGTAGCTTACAACAATAAAGTAGCAACCGATGATATAAAAGCTCTTATGAATGAGAGTGTAGGAAGTATCTTTTATAAAAACAACGATACCCTTAGTGTAAGTGCAGTGGATAAAAGTATAGTCGATGTTGAGGTATTAAAGGAGATATTTAAGCTAGATAGCAAAAATATGAATCAAAGAATATATCTAAACTCTGCTCTTTTATCTAAAGCCAATGAAGAGGAGGATTATCCACTTTATTTTAAAGACGAAAAATATAACAGTGATGAGAATATACCTCTAAATTTTACTCATCAGCCAAGAGATGAAGATAAAGATATAGGAAGGCTAAATGTTGCTTATAGAAATTCTCAAGCAAATATATTAAATTATTCACTATTAAATAAGAGTCTAAATATCGATCTAAAACCAATGAGCAAAAAGACTAAAGAGGCTCTTTCAAATTTAAATCAAAGGCAAAATTTACAAAAAGATAATCAATCTAAAGAAATTTCATCCACTGCAACTTCATGCCCTGTCATAGAAGACGACACTATCATTTGCCCACATGGTGGTCATGTGATCTTAAAAAGTAGGGCAGGCAGGAGCATAAGATCAGACGATCAAGGCGTGATACTCGATGTTGATTTTATAAACTCGCCGATAGTAGGCTGCTCGGCTAGGATTCCATGCGTCATAGTAGCTTATGTACCAAGATCAGCACTTAGTCTAAAAAGCATGAATGATCACTACGCTGTAATGCAAGATCTAGTGCCAAACTGCCTAAGCAACACCGGCTCTTTGCTAAGGTGCATAAAAAAAGAGAATAAACTAAAACTAGAGCATAGTTTAAGTAATCCTGGTATGCAAGATAGTAGCGAAGTAATAAAAGATATAAATTTAAATAATGCCTACATAAGGCTTCATATAAAATCAGCTCTTAATCAAACAGATAATCTTGCCGTTTGCATATATAAGTTAAATGATGTGGAATATAAAAACCAAGAGGGGTTTAAAGAAATGGAGCTAAATTTAGACGAAGGCTCTGATATAAAAGATAAGAAGCTAAAAGAGTATCTAAAGGCCCGATTTAGAGATGATAAATTTAGTATCTCATCATTTAACTTTAAATACTCGCTTATGAATAAAAATTTTATTTTTATTACCCCTAAATATACTGAGCCTATCTATAAAGATATGACGCTTCCTAAGAGCGGAATAGGATTTTTTCAATTTGTAGATGATATGAGTGACGATAACAATCTTATCTATATTACGCCAAGTAAGGCAAAAACAGTATGTATAAAATTTGCTTGTGGGTTAGATAGTGAATATAGCGATAATATAAATATAATTAAAACAGTAGTGGTGGCATAA